Below is a window of bacterium DNA.
CAGATCGATCTACGGGCGGTTCCTTCGGCCAGCTACGGCGCGGCGCTGCAGTATTTCACCGGTTCCAAGGAGCACAATGTGCGCCTGCGCGAGATCGCCAGGGCCGCAGGCTATAAAATCAACGAGTATGGCATTTTCAGAGCAGAGCAGAGCGTCGGCGGCCGCCGGGAAGAGGAGATCTATGAGACGTTGGGCATGCGCTGGATACCGCCGGAGCTGCGTGAAGACCGCGGTGAAATTGAATCCGCTCTGCAGGGCGGCCTGCCTGAACTGATCACTTTTAAGGACATGAAGGCGGAACTGCACGTACATTCTGTATACAGCGATGGACAACTCACCCTGGAGGAGATGGCCCGCCACGTTGCGGAGATGGGCTATGCCTATATGTCTTTCTGCGATCACTCCCAATCGGCCCGTTATGCCAATGGGATGGAAATCCCGCGACTGCAGGAACAGATGGAAGCCATTCGGCGATTAAATAAAAAAATGGCGCCTTTTAAAGTGCTGTGCGGGGTTGAGGTGGATATTCGGGCGGACGGCTCTCTGGATTATCCGGATCGGATTCTGGCTGAACTGGATTTTGTCGTCGCTTCCATTCACAGCGCTTTTAAAACCGATCCCACAGAGCGGACCATCCAGGCCATGCGCAATCCCTATGTGGATGTCATCGGCCATCCCACCGGACGTTTGATCTCCCGCCGGGAGGGCTTTGCCATCGATCTGAACAGGGTGCTGCCGGTGGCTGCAGAAACCGGTACGGCTCTGGAGATCAACTCTTATTGGGACCGGCTGGATCTGGGGGATGTCAATGCCCGCGCCGCGGTGCAGGCAGGTGTCAAGCTCTCGATCAACACTGATGCGCATTCGCCGGAGCATCTGACCATGGTCCATTTCGGCATCGCCACCGCGCGCCGGGGGTGGGTGCGAAAAGAGGATGTAATCAACTGCATGCCGTTGAGCCGGTTCAAGAGATGGCAGAAACGAAGCCGTCTGTAATGCACAGGTCGTCTGCCGCGCTGCAAGACCGTCCCGCAGGCTGCGGCGTGGGGCATCAGGAACTGTGGCCGAGAATTCATGGTGCAATTCGTAAAAATAATCCGTACATTAAACTGTTGCGACGGCGC
It encodes the following:
- a CDS encoding PHP domain-containing protein, producing the protein QIDLRAVPSASYGAALQYFTGSKEHNVRLREIARAAGYKINEYGIFRAEQSVGGRREEEIYETLGMRWIPPELREDRGEIESALQGGLPELITFKDMKAELHVHSVYSDGQLTLEEMARHVAEMGYAYMSFCDHSQSARYANGMEIPRLQEQMEAIRRLNKKMAPFKVLCGVEVDIRADGSLDYPDRILAELDFVVASIHSAFKTDPTERTIQAMRNPYVDVIGHPTGRLISRREGFAIDLNRVLPVAAETGTALEINSYWDRLDLGDVNARAAVQAGVKLSINTDAHSPEHLTMVHFGIATARRGWVRKEDVINCMPLSRFKRWQKRSRL